A DNA window from Argopecten irradians isolate NY chromosome 10, Ai_NY, whole genome shotgun sequence contains the following coding sequences:
- the LOC138332675 gene encoding uncharacterized protein, producing the protein MAVHSALRHGQTSPTHYKMEEAMSENDTDLGNIVDVTIGRSVSALRHGQTSPTDEIMARMMDQSEVEMTSTNQSDRVINPISNTLTLSASDNKNDAQPLVATIVNEDGGKTQKNFFKRYFDRILRKEKKKSTNTLPNDSVLSAKTNNKSTKTHNRRNWIRKHILCCLVRQTATVEPLDH; encoded by the exons ATGG CGGTCCATAGCGCTCTTAGACATGGTCAAACGTCTCCAACACACTACAAGATGGAGGAAGCGATGAGTGAAAATGACACGGATCTGGGCAATATTGTAGATGTTACTATTGGCAGATCTGTTTCAGCACTTCGCCATGGGCAAACTTCTCCCACTGACGAAATAATGGCCAGAATGATGGACCAATCGGAAGTAGAAATGACAAGCACAAATCAATCTGATAGAG TGATCAATCCAATTTCTAACACGCTGACTCTTTCTGCTTCAGATAACAAAAATGATGCCCAGCCTCTTGTGGCTACGATTGTGAATGAAGACGGCGggaaaacacagaaaaacttTTTCAAGCGCTattttgacagaattttaagA aaagaaaagaagaagTCTACGAACACATTACCTAACGACAGCGTCCTAAGTgcgaaaacaaataataaatcaacaaagaCTCACAACAGAAGGAATTGGATTCGTAAACATATCCTGTGCTGCCTTGTTCGACAGACAGCAACAGTCGAACCTCT
- the LOC138332813 gene encoding uncharacterized protein — MTEKAEIDGMMDQAAEDLARLTIQRSIAALKHGQTSPTHYKMEEAMSENDTDLGNIVDVTIGRSVSALRQGQTSPTNEIMAKMMYQSEVEMTSTNQSDRDNKNDAQPLVATIVNEDGGKTQKNFFKRNFDRIFGKEENKSTNTFT, encoded by the exons ATGACAGAAAAGGCCGAAATAGATGGAATGATGGACCAGGCTGCTGAAGACCTGGCTAGGTTAACTATCCAGCGGTCCATAGCGGCTCTTAAACATGGTCAAACGTCTCCAACACACTACAAGATGGAGGAAGCGATGAGTGAAAATGACACGGATCTGGGCAATATTGTAGATGTTACTATTGGCAGATCTGTTTCAGCACTTCGCCAAGGGCAAACTTCTCCCACTAACGAAATAATGGCCAAAATGATGTACCAATCGGAAGTAGAAATGACAAGCACAAATCAATCTGATAGAG ATAACAAAAATGATGCCCAGCCTCTTGTGGCTACGATTGTGAATGAAGACGGCGggaaaacacagaaaaacttTTTCAAGCGCAATTTTGACAGAATTTTTGGA AAAGAGGAGAATAAGTCTACGAACACATTTACCTAA